In one Aminivibrio pyruvatiphilus genomic region, the following are encoded:
- a CDS encoding AMP-binding protein: MSVRLEEKIAHRFAGDPSQRVFWWKGAWEDAAETERKTALCAETLRLGGFQPGSRLAVFLPNSPLVLHLSMAAWRLGGTIVPLNPRGGTEWILKILHHVDPFGVVLGEGMEALTEAVRAEGIPAVEASPDGTIPPFTGRRDRAEQDPGVAVIFATSGTTGAPKAVPLTHENLYDNTKGVHETVEGFDRGRVLMNVLPNFHSFGYTVCGVLPLVWGLPEALLPGFLPLKNLFEGLRESRTGILIAVPTMLPFLLGVASKGESLPPELRYILTGGGKLDPGLEKRFRDQLGVITFEGYGLTECSPVVSSNPSDALRKTGTVGPALPSYSVEVRNSEGKALPRGEEGVLWLKGPSVARGYFRDPVLSAERFKDGWLNTDDMVRVDEDGYITILDRVSDMIIVGGFNVYPQEVETVIKELPGIREAVVIGVENPVSGEVPVAFIIREEGAELEAGTVISHCKEKMAHFKVPRKVQFVTELPLSAVGKVLKRKLREQMVRER; encoded by the coding sequence ATGTCCGTTCGCCTCGAGGAGAAGATTGCGCACAGGTTTGCCGGGGATCCGTCCCAGCGGGTATTCTGGTGGAAGGGAGCCTGGGAAGATGCCGCGGAGACGGAACGGAAGACCGCCCTCTGCGCCGAAACACTCCGCCTGGGAGGATTCCAGCCGGGCAGCCGGCTCGCGGTGTTTCTGCCCAACAGCCCGCTGGTGCTCCACCTGTCCATGGCGGCCTGGCGTCTCGGAGGCACCATCGTCCCCCTGAACCCCAGAGGAGGCACGGAGTGGATCCTGAAAATACTCCATCACGTGGATCCCTTCGGCGTGGTCCTCGGTGAAGGAATGGAAGCCCTTACGGAGGCGGTCCGTGCGGAGGGGATACCTGCCGTGGAAGCGTCCCCCGACGGAACAATCCCTCCGTTCACGGGACGACGGGACCGGGCGGAACAGGATCCCGGCGTGGCGGTGATCTTCGCCACCTCCGGCACCACGGGAGCCCCGAAGGCGGTGCCCCTGACCCACGAAAACCTCTACGACAACACGAAGGGTGTCCACGAAACGGTGGAGGGGTTTGACAGGGGACGGGTTCTCATGAACGTGCTGCCCAACTTCCACTCCTTCGGCTATACCGTCTGCGGCGTCCTGCCCCTTGTCTGGGGACTCCCCGAGGCTCTTCTGCCCGGCTTTCTTCCCCTGAAGAACCTCTTCGAGGGACTGAGGGAATCACGGACGGGCATTCTCATCGCCGTTCCCACCATGCTTCCCTTCCTTCTCGGCGTGGCGTCCAAGGGGGAGTCCCTGCCCCCGGAGCTGCGCTATATCCTCACGGGCGGGGGCAAGCTGGATCCGGGCCTTGAAAAGCGCTTCCGGGACCAGCTCGGCGTCATCACCTTCGAGGGGTACGGCCTGACGGAATGTTCTCCCGTCGTTTCGAGCAATCCCAGCGATGCCCTCCGGAAGACCGGCACGGTGGGGCCCGCCCTGCCGAGCTACTCGGTGGAAGTCCGGAACAGCGAAGGAAAGGCCCTCCCGAGAGGGGAAGAAGGCGTCCTCTGGCTGAAGGGCCCCTCCGTCGCCCGGGGATACTTCAGGGATCCCGTCCTCTCGGCGGAGCGCTTCAAGGACGGCTGGCTGAACACCGACGACATGGTGCGGGTGGACGAGGACGGATACATCACCATTCTCGACCGGGTGTCGGACATGATCATCGTGGGCGGATTCAACGTCTATCCCCAGGAGGTGGAGACGGTGATCAAGGAACTTCCCGGCATCAGGGAAGCGGTGGTCATCGGCGTGGAGAATCCCGTCAGCGGAGAAGTTCCGGTGGCCTTCATCATCAGGGAGGAAGGGGCCGAGCTCGAGGCCGGAACGGTGATTTCCCACTGCAAGGAGAAAATGGCCCACTTCAAGGTGCCCCGGAAAGTCCAGTTCGTCACTGAACTGCCTCTTTCTGCTGTGGGGAAAGTTTTGAAACGGAAGCTCAGGGAACAGATGGTGCGGGAACGGTAG
- a CDS encoding FAD-dependent oxidoreductase — protein MERKKVLIIGGVACGAKTAARLARLAPEFDITVLERGEHLSFAGCGFPYFVGDVVKEYKDLVCTPLGIIRDANFFRTVKNVTVHTGCLATRIDRENRCVTASDASTGEEKNFPYDNLVLATGASPIRPPIPGSDLNRVFTLWTMPDALAMKSALSSGNIKTAVIIGAGLIGMEVVEALAERGVKVSVVDALSTPLPALVGEDFGLRIARAVKAKGVDFFGGEKVTEITGEGGVVTGVRTDRRSLPADMVLLAVGIRPNTSLARDAGLELAPNGTIVVDELMRTSDPSIYAGGDCVQTRHLVTKKPVWQPMGSTANRQGRVIADNIAGLATPFSGVLGTGILKLFNLTIGKTGLDEKQAKEAGFEPVSIVVEEPDRPHFMPGMGAMTIRLVADRLSRRILGAQIMGTGVVDKRLDAMVAAVSSGMTVDLLADGDFAYAPPFSTALDPNTHAANALKNKMDGLVKTYQAKELRERMEGPNPPLLLDVRTPGELDLQGRIPYEFVNIPLGKLRERAGELPRDREIVAFCKISVRGWDALATLKGAGFDDVALLEGGIMAWPYELK, from the coding sequence ATGGAAAGAAAAAAGGTGCTCATCATCGGGGGCGTGGCCTGCGGCGCCAAGACGGCCGCCAGGCTAGCCAGGCTGGCCCCGGAGTTCGACATCACGGTGCTCGAGCGGGGGGAACACCTCAGCTTCGCCGGGTGCGGCTTCCCCTATTTCGTGGGGGACGTGGTGAAGGAGTACAAGGACCTGGTCTGCACTCCCCTCGGCATCATCCGGGACGCGAACTTCTTCCGGACGGTGAAGAACGTCACGGTCCACACAGGCTGCCTCGCCACCAGGATCGACAGGGAGAACAGGTGCGTCACCGCCTCCGACGCATCCACCGGAGAAGAAAAAAACTTTCCGTACGATAACCTCGTGCTCGCCACGGGAGCGTCCCCCATCCGCCCCCCCATACCGGGCAGCGACCTCAACAGGGTCTTCACCCTCTGGACCATGCCCGATGCTCTGGCCATGAAATCGGCCCTCTCGTCGGGAAACATAAAAACGGCGGTCATCATCGGCGCCGGGCTCATCGGCATGGAAGTCGTGGAGGCCCTTGCGGAACGGGGAGTAAAGGTTTCGGTGGTGGACGCCCTTTCCACCCCTCTCCCGGCCCTCGTGGGCGAAGATTTCGGCCTCCGGATCGCAAGGGCGGTCAAGGCGAAAGGCGTCGATTTCTTCGGCGGCGAGAAGGTCACGGAAATCACCGGCGAGGGCGGTGTCGTCACCGGAGTCAGGACGGACAGGCGCTCCCTTCCTGCGGACATGGTGCTCCTTGCGGTGGGCATCCGCCCCAACACCAGTCTTGCCCGGGACGCGGGCCTGGAGCTCGCCCCCAACGGGACCATCGTGGTGGACGAGCTGATGAGGACGAGCGACCCATCCATATACGCCGGAGGCGACTGCGTCCAGACACGGCACCTTGTCACGAAAAAGCCCGTATGGCAGCCCATGGGCTCCACGGCTAACCGCCAGGGCAGGGTGATCGCCGACAATATCGCCGGGCTCGCCACGCCCTTCTCGGGAGTCCTTGGGACGGGCATCCTGAAGCTCTTCAACCTGACCATAGGCAAGACGGGCCTCGACGAAAAACAGGCAAAAGAGGCGGGATTCGAACCGGTGAGCATCGTGGTGGAAGAGCCTGACCGGCCCCATTTCATGCCCGGCATGGGCGCCATGACCATCCGCCTTGTGGCGGACAGGCTGAGCCGCCGCATCCTGGGCGCCCAGATCATGGGTACAGGGGTGGTGGACAAGCGCCTTGACGCCATGGTGGCGGCCGTCTCCTCGGGAATGACGGTGGACCTCCTGGCGGACGGGGACTTCGCCTACGCCCCACCCTTCTCCACGGCCCTCGATCCGAACACCCACGCGGCCAACGCCCTGAAGAACAAGATGGACGGCCTCGTGAAAACCTACCAGGCAAAGGAACTCCGGGAGCGGATGGAGGGACCCAATCCCCCGCTGCTGCTGGACGTGAGGACGCCGGGAGAGCTGGATCTCCAGGGACGCATCCCCTACGAATTCGTGAATATCCCTCTCGGCAAGCTCCGGGAGCGGGCGGGCGAACTGCCCCGGGACAGGGAGATCGTGGCCTTCTGCAAAATCTCCGTCCGGGGCTGGGATGCACTGGCGACCCTGAAAGGCGCAGGGTTCGACGACGTGGCCCTCCTTGAGGGAGGCATCATGGCCTGGCCCTACGAACTGAAGTAA
- a CDS encoding ribonuclease HI family protein: MASNQFLDLDSDWDDVLAPGTGDRSHRPSGKDRLRGHFDGASRGNPGEAGAGAVLFDESGAPAWECARPLGKRTNNEAEYLALLLLLEEVERRGISADILGDSQLVVNQVTGRWKINEPRLRELADRAMDLLRRTKSSISWVPRDQNAAADRLSNIALDGPKEPPRSSRERPAFDPDRLERVTDSILIAHGTEDYAVDLLHRACTCPAFQRSRQCKHLDAALVRFGK; this comes from the coding sequence GTGGCATCAAACCAATTCCTGGATCTTGATTCCGACTGGGACGACGTTCTCGCACCCGGCACCGGGGACAGGAGCCACCGCCCTTCCGGCAAGGACAGGCTTCGGGGGCATTTCGACGGGGCTTCCAGGGGGAACCCCGGTGAAGCCGGGGCCGGGGCTGTGCTTTTCGATGAATCGGGTGCCCCCGCCTGGGAGTGCGCCCGGCCCCTGGGCAAGCGGACCAACAACGAGGCGGAATACCTCGCCCTTCTTCTGCTGCTCGAAGAAGTGGAGCGCCGCGGAATTTCCGCCGACATCCTGGGAGACAGCCAGCTCGTGGTGAACCAGGTGACGGGCCGGTGGAAGATCAACGAACCCAGGCTGCGAGAGCTTGCTGACCGGGCGATGGATCTGCTGAGACGGACGAAAAGCAGCATATCCTGGGTTCCCAGGGATCAGAATGCCGCGGCGGACCGTCTTTCCAACATCGCCCTCGACGGTCCGAAGGAACCGCCCCGCTCCTCCCGTGAACGCCCCGCTTTCGACCCTGACAGGCTGGAACGGGTCACCGATTCCATTCTCATTGCCCACGGAACGGAGGACTACGCGGTGGACCTTCTTCACAGGGCATGCACCTGCCCCGCCTTCCAGCGGTCGAGACAGTGCAAGCACCTGGATGCGGCACTTGTACGGTTTGGAAAATAA
- a CDS encoding CapA family protein, producing the protein MNIFRSLRTILLLTILCLPGPASGAARFSLAAVGDALIHKGVYDAAVIKGGGYDFRPMLRLVKSRIAPHDMAFYNQETILGGTELGLSTYPMFNSPREVGDAFLDAGFNLVSLANNHTLDRGEKGVLASLEYWKDKKDAVTAGSSLTAEKEKEIRFFRVNGISCAFLAYTTATNGLKAPKGKEHYVSLYTPEKAKTDVVRAQEKADVVIVSMHWGSEYVFAPTAEQKKIAEHLASLGVSIVLGHHPHVVQPVAMVKSTLVVYSLGNFLSAQKELHKLVGLLVSLDVVKTEMRGETRISFENVTGTLLYNPRRSPLGRYVVVPFDMLREDILKDFPAVYKKYAAIVTGGGRAISMRAPAKAPPPKSRPAAKKAPRGK; encoded by the coding sequence ATGAATATTTTCCGTAGTCTTCGAACTATTTTGCTGCTCACGATCCTCTGCCTCCCCGGACCCGCCTCCGGGGCGGCACGGTTCTCCCTGGCCGCCGTGGGGGACGCCCTGATCCACAAGGGGGTGTACGATGCGGCGGTTATCAAGGGCGGGGGGTATGATTTCCGGCCCATGCTCCGCCTCGTGAAGAGCCGTATTGCCCCCCATGACATGGCCTTCTACAACCAGGAGACGATCCTCGGCGGCACAGAACTCGGCCTGTCCACCTACCCCATGTTCAATTCCCCCAGGGAGGTGGGGGACGCCTTCCTCGACGCCGGGTTCAACCTGGTGTCCCTGGCGAACAACCACACTCTGGATAGGGGGGAGAAGGGCGTTCTCGCCTCGCTGGAATACTGGAAAGACAAGAAGGACGCGGTGACCGCCGGAAGCAGCCTGACGGCGGAGAAGGAGAAAGAGATCCGGTTTTTCCGGGTGAACGGCATTTCCTGCGCTTTCCTCGCCTACACCACCGCCACCAACGGCCTGAAAGCCCCGAAGGGAAAAGAGCACTACGTCAGCCTCTACACCCCGGAAAAAGCGAAGACCGACGTGGTCCGGGCCCAGGAAAAAGCCGACGTAGTGATCGTCTCCATGCACTGGGGGAGCGAATATGTGTTCGCCCCCACCGCGGAGCAGAAAAAAATCGCGGAGCACCTCGCCTCTCTCGGAGTTTCCATCGTTCTCGGCCATCATCCCCACGTGGTCCAGCCCGTGGCCATGGTGAAGAGCACCCTCGTGGTCTATTCCCTCGGCAATTTTCTCTCCGCCCAGAAGGAGCTCCACAAGCTCGTGGGCCTGCTCGTCTCCCTTGACGTGGTCAAGACGGAAATGAGGGGAGAGACGCGGATATCCTTCGAGAACGTCACCGGGACGCTGCTGTACAATCCCCGGCGGTCTCCCCTCGGGCGGTACGTGGTGGTTCCCTTCGACATGCTCAGGGAGGACATCCTGAAGGACTTTCCGGCGGTGTATAAAAAGTACGCCGCCATTGTGACGGGCGGCGGAAGGGCCATCTCCATGAGGGCTCCCGCAAAGGCTCCTCCGCCGAAAAGCCGCCCGGCGGCGAAGAAAGCTCCCCGGGGAAAATGA
- a CDS encoding FAD-dependent oxidoreductase, giving the protein MAKERVLIVGGDAAGMSAAGQIRKLLPDAEITVYERSGYSSYSACGIPYFIAGLVEPETRLVVRTPEEFLQKQNIVVKVRHEVLSLDPDGGTVLVRDLESGREFRDSWDRLLIATGASPAVPPVEGAKAEGIFTLSTLETGIAARRYVDKFRPRHAVVIGGGYIGLEMAEAFACVRGMKVTLLDKSPQVMNTFDADMAELIASAIRGIGTALRLGEGLVGFGTEGGRIRSVITEHGEIETEMVIMGLGVRPNSGLAGDAGLKLSVRDSIFADETMATSRPGIWAAGDCASTTHLMTGKPFWVALGTVANKMGRVAGISMGGGRAAFPGVYGTAMSKHCGLEVARTGLTEREAEENGFRSVSSVIRTKTRAGYYPGAETMHVKLVGEEGSGRLLGGQIVGGQGSAKRVDIIATALAGGMTVNNLLELDLGYAPPFSMAWDPVQIAGRELLKKTGGE; this is encoded by the coding sequence GTGGCGAAAGAACGGGTTCTCATAGTGGGGGGCGACGCGGCGGGCATGTCCGCCGCAGGGCAGATCCGAAAACTGCTTCCCGACGCGGAGATCACAGTCTACGAGCGGAGCGGTTATTCTTCCTATTCCGCATGCGGCATACCCTATTTCATCGCCGGACTCGTGGAGCCGGAAACCAGGCTCGTCGTCCGGACGCCGGAGGAGTTTCTGCAGAAGCAGAACATCGTGGTGAAGGTCCGCCACGAGGTGCTTTCTCTCGATCCTGACGGGGGCACGGTTCTGGTGAGAGACCTGGAGTCGGGAAGGGAATTCCGGGACTCCTGGGACAGGCTGCTTATCGCCACGGGGGCGAGCCCTGCCGTGCCTCCCGTTGAGGGAGCAAAAGCGGAGGGGATTTTTACCCTCAGCACCCTGGAAACCGGCATCGCAGCGAGGCGCTACGTGGACAAATTTCGGCCCCGGCACGCCGTGGTCATCGGAGGCGGCTACATCGGCCTGGAAATGGCCGAGGCCTTCGCCTGCGTCAGGGGAATGAAGGTCACCCTTCTGGACAAGTCCCCCCAGGTCATGAACACCTTTGACGCCGACATGGCGGAACTGATCGCATCCGCGATCCGTGGGATCGGAACGGCCCTCCGCCTCGGCGAAGGGCTGGTGGGCTTCGGCACCGAAGGAGGCCGGATCCGGTCGGTCATCACCGAACACGGAGAAATAGAAACGGAAATGGTCATCATGGGCCTCGGAGTTCGCCCAAACTCGGGACTCGCCGGGGATGCGGGGCTGAAGCTGTCCGTCCGGGATTCCATCTTCGCCGACGAGACCATGGCCACCTCCCGTCCCGGGATCTGGGCCGCCGGAGACTGCGCCTCCACTACCCACCTCATGACGGGGAAACCTTTCTGGGTCGCCCTGGGCACAGTGGCCAACAAGATGGGACGGGTGGCCGGAATTTCCATGGGAGGCGGCCGGGCAGCTTTCCCGGGCGTTTACGGCACGGCCATGAGCAAGCACTGCGGCCTCGAAGTGGCCCGGACCGGGCTGACGGAGAGGGAAGCGGAAGAAAACGGCTTCCGGTCCGTCTCCTCGGTCATTCGGACCAAGACCCGGGCTGGATACTACCCCGGGGCGGAGACCATGCACGTGAAGCTCGTGGGCGAGGAAGGCTCCGGCAGACTGCTCGGCGGACAGATCGTTGGAGGCCAGGGCTCGGCGAAGCGGGTGGACATCATCGCCACGGCCCTTGCGGGAGGAATGACGGTCAACAATCTTCTCGAGCTCGACCTAGGATATGCTCCCCCCTTCTCCATGGCATGGGATCCGGTCCAGATCGCCGGAAGGGAACTGCTGAAAAAAACAGGCGGGGAATGA
- a CDS encoding protease complex subunit PrcB family protein has protein sequence MKNAAVLALLIFSALISSVTAGTAEACAACDDDDGAVVAFVPVGKGSYGGVNDRRFVVVKDEIEWKELWGEINGNVLPLPPLPEIDFSRQVLAAVFQGLKRSGGYSISVEAIIETGDRVTVSVREQEPGPQNLVTMALSSPWEVVAFPLPQKPVLFTSIQ, from the coding sequence GTGAAAAATGCAGCGGTTCTGGCCCTTTTGATCTTTTCAGCCCTGATATCCTCTGTGACTGCCGGAACGGCCGAGGCATGTGCCGCCTGTGACGACGACGACGGGGCGGTAGTCGCTTTTGTCCCGGTGGGAAAGGGCAGCTACGGAGGGGTCAATGACCGGCGGTTCGTGGTGGTGAAGGACGAAATTGAATGGAAGGAACTGTGGGGCGAGATAAACGGCAACGTGCTTCCCCTTCCCCCCCTGCCTGAGATCGATTTCTCACGACAGGTCCTTGCGGCCGTCTTTCAGGGGCTCAAGCGGAGCGGAGGCTATTCCATATCGGTGGAGGCCATCATCGAAACAGGCGACAGGGTGACCGTTTCCGTCCGCGAACAGGAACCGGGGCCCCAGAATCTCGTCACCATGGCCCTTTCCAGCCCCTGGGAGGTTGTGGCCTTCCCTCTTCCCCAGAAACCGGTGCTTTTCACCTCCATTCAGTAG
- the pepV gene encoding dipeptidase PepV, which produces MLSEKIDAMKDELVAAIQEAVRIKSVGGEPSEGAPYGEGPRKCLDWTLAFAEQMGFRTKNVDNVAGWAEMGEGDEMVALLGHLDVVPEGKGWTVDPWGGELKDGMVWGRGVLDNKGPVIIGLFAAKAIFDAGLKLKRRVRVIFGTNEEQGSKCMKRYVELGEDLPSAGFTPDAEYPIIHAEKGIVTYTVSLPFAPSGEMKITSLEGGVAANVVMAEVTAVIEDSRTECRQRITAAASAWKGPEGSSLSSDDDGSRVTLVMKGHPAHGSTPEKGINALACLADFMAGLKLKGEQGEFFSAFSRLAGFETDGKSLGVAMADEVSGPLTACVGVVKAEKDRVSFTINMRYPVTAKEEAVTGPIEETFRKNGLAVEKVSKANPLYMPPESRLIQALQKVYTEETGQEATLLAIGGGTYAKTMPNVVAFGPVFPGQDYTIHEEDERWSVEDIMKNAHIMAKVLVELAQVRE; this is translated from the coding sequence GTGCTGTCGGAAAAAATCGATGCAATGAAAGATGAACTTGTGGCCGCCATCCAGGAGGCCGTGCGCATCAAGAGCGTGGGAGGCGAACCTTCTGAAGGGGCTCCCTACGGGGAGGGACCGAGGAAATGCCTCGACTGGACCCTCGCCTTCGCGGAGCAAATGGGGTTCCGGACGAAAAACGTGGACAACGTGGCGGGCTGGGCCGAAATGGGCGAAGGGGACGAAATGGTGGCCCTCCTCGGACACCTGGACGTGGTTCCTGAAGGAAAGGGCTGGACGGTGGACCCCTGGGGCGGTGAGCTTAAAGACGGCATGGTCTGGGGCCGGGGTGTCCTGGACAACAAGGGGCCTGTCATAATCGGCCTCTTTGCCGCGAAGGCGATCTTCGACGCCGGGCTGAAGCTGAAGAGGAGAGTCCGGGTCATCTTCGGCACCAACGAGGAGCAGGGCAGCAAGTGCATGAAGCGCTACGTGGAACTGGGGGAAGACCTTCCTTCCGCCGGTTTCACCCCCGACGCCGAGTATCCCATCATCCATGCCGAAAAGGGCATCGTCACCTACACAGTCTCCCTTCCCTTCGCCCCGTCGGGCGAAATGAAGATAACCTCCCTCGAGGGAGGCGTGGCCGCCAATGTGGTCATGGCCGAGGTTACGGCCGTGATCGAGGACTCCAGGACCGAGTGCAGGCAGCGCATCACCGCCGCCGCGTCCGCCTGGAAGGGGCCGGAAGGCAGTTCCCTTTCCTCCGACGATGACGGCAGCAGGGTCACCCTCGTGATGAAGGGCCACCCCGCCCACGGAAGCACGCCCGAAAAGGGAATCAATGCCCTCGCCTGCCTGGCGGATTTCATGGCGGGGCTGAAGCTGAAGGGCGAGCAGGGGGAATTTTTCAGCGCGTTCTCACGGCTCGCGGGTTTCGAGACCGACGGGAAATCCTTGGGCGTCGCCATGGCCGACGAAGTGTCCGGGCCGCTGACGGCCTGTGTGGGCGTGGTGAAGGCCGAGAAGGACCGGGTTTCCTTCACCATCAACATGCGGTACCCTGTCACGGCGAAGGAAGAGGCCGTCACGGGCCCCATCGAGGAGACCTTCAGGAAGAACGGCCTGGCGGTGGAGAAGGTGTCCAAGGCGAATCCCCTGTACATGCCTCCTGAATCCAGGCTCATTCAGGCCCTCCAGAAGGTCTACACTGAAGAAACAGGCCAGGAAGCCACCCTGCTGGCCATCGGCGGGGGCACCTACGCAAAGACCATGCCCAACGTGGTGGCCTTCGGCCCCGTCTTCCCAGGGCAGGACTACACAATCCACGAGGAAGACGAGCGGTGGTCCGTGGAGGACATCATGAAGAACGCCCACATCATGGCGAAGGTACTGGTGGAGCTTGCCCAGGTACGGGAATAG
- a CDS encoding DUF3343 domain-containing protein: protein MSKKGTADERKIGIPGNRPSPGERTVKNLRCIATFEVTSMALLFERTCRKKDIPAKVVPVPRRLSSSCGLACEFPCESGDDVRALCEERKIDVESYHEMEDDWT from the coding sequence GTGTCAAAAAAGGGAACGGCGGATGAAAGAAAGATCGGCATTCCGGGGAACCGGCCTTCCCCCGGAGAAAGGACGGTGAAGAATTTGCGCTGCATCGCCACCTTCGAGGTTACCAGCATGGCGCTCCTCTTCGAACGCACCTGCAGAAAAAAGGACATTCCGGCAAAGGTGGTTCCCGTTCCGCGGAGACTGTCCTCCAGCTGCGGTCTCGCCTGCGAATTCCCCTGCGAATCCGGGGACGACGTGCGGGCCCTCTGCGAGGAGAGGAAGATCGACGTGGAATCATACCACGAGATGGAAGACGACTGGACATAA
- the larC gene encoding nickel pincer cofactor biosynthesis protein LarC — MKTLYLDCFAGIAGDMFLGALLDLGLDRKTFLETMESIVLFPGGGHDHDHDHHHDHHDHHHHHGPGADDRLKISISRGSRGGIAGTKVSILNLEDHPHRGLSDVLAIIGASPLSPRVKEQSAAAFRLLAEAEAKVHGTTPEDVHFHEVGAIDSIADIIGAFVLVEMAGIEKTVSSPLNVGSGTIKCAHGILPVPAPATMELLEGIPVYAEGAPMERVTPTGALLVRCLAGEFGPLPAGKVLASGKGLGDRDSDIPNMVRAVIVDTPGGSGEDVFRRDRGVVLETNIDDMNPQYYGPVMQRLFAEGALDVWATPMIMKKGRPAVTLSCLCLPEKEEVLAEILLRETTTLGLRKYPVDRLKTDHEIVERETSWGLVRFKVARLGGETLRANPEFEDVRRLSEEYSIPLPEMRERLAGEFLP; from the coding sequence ATGAAGACCCTGTATCTCGACTGTTTCGCCGGCATCGCCGGCGACATGTTTCTCGGAGCGCTGCTCGACCTCGGACTGGACAGGAAAACCTTCCTCGAAACCATGGAGAGCATCGTCCTCTTTCCCGGCGGCGGACATGACCATGACCACGATCATCACCACGATCACCACGATCACCACCATCACCACGGACCGGGAGCGGATGACCGGCTGAAAATCTCCATCAGCCGGGGAAGCAGGGGCGGTATAGCCGGCACGAAGGTATCGATACTCAACCTTGAGGATCACCCCCACCGGGGGCTTTCCGACGTCCTCGCCATCATCGGGGCGAGCCCCCTCTCCCCCCGGGTGAAGGAGCAGAGCGCCGCGGCCTTCCGCCTTCTGGCCGAAGCGGAGGCGAAGGTCCACGGCACCACCCCGGAGGATGTCCATTTCCACGAAGTTGGGGCCATCGACTCCATCGCCGACATCATCGGCGCCTTCGTCCTGGTGGAGATGGCGGGCATCGAAAAGACGGTCTCCTCCCCCCTCAACGTGGGGTCGGGCACCATAAAGTGCGCCCACGGCATTCTCCCCGTTCCCGCACCGGCCACCATGGAACTCCTGGAGGGGATCCCCGTCTACGCCGAAGGAGCCCCCATGGAGCGGGTCACCCCCACCGGGGCACTCCTGGTCCGGTGCCTGGCAGGTGAGTTCGGCCCCCTGCCGGCGGGAAAAGTCCTCGCATCGGGCAAGGGGCTCGGCGATCGTGACAGCGACATCCCCAACATGGTGCGGGCCGTGATCGTGGACACTCCGGGCGGGAGCGGCGAGGACGTCTTCCGGCGGGACCGGGGGGTCGTCCTCGAGACGAACATCGACGACATGAACCCCCAGTATTACGGGCCGGTGATGCAGAGGCTCTTCGCCGAGGGGGCCCTCGACGTCTGGGCGACGCCCATGATCATGAAGAAGGGGCGCCCCGCCGTGACCCTGAGCTGCCTCTGCCTTCCCGAAAAAGAGGAAGTCCTGGCGGAAATCCTCCTCCGGGAGACCACCACCCTCGGCTTACGGAAATACCCCGTGGACCGGCTGAAGACGGACCATGAGATCGTGGAGCGGGAGACCTCCTGGGGCCTGGTCAGGTTCAAGGTGGCCCGCCTCGGCGGGGAAACCCTCAGGGCAAACCCCGAGTTCGAGGACGTCCGGAGGCTGTCCGAGGAATACTCCATTCCCCTGCCGGAAATGCGGGAGCGCCTGGCGGGAGAGTTTCTTCCCTGA